In Natranaerobius thermophilus JW/NM-WN-LF, the genomic stretch ACCTCTTAATAAAACAGTAGCAGGAGTAGTGGCTGCAGTTTTAGCCAGTTGAATAGCAGTCTCAATATCTTCTGATAGACCAATTATATCTTCGAAGGTATATTTAGCCTCTAATTTTCTAATTATACTCTTGGCTTCATTAAGTTCTTCAGTTAACTGTTTTATTTTAGAAACATCGTGTATTACACCTACACTTCCTTTCAATTTTCCATCAACTACGATAGGGGCTACATCGACAATTACATCTTTTTTATTTGGCCCAACTTTCATAGGTACGTTTTTAACTGAATCCATAGTCTGCAATACTTTATAGTGCATACTCTCGCCTTCTGCTATGTCTACTGTTGCAGGCCTACCAATTACATCTTCTTCAGTTAATCCAGTTAATTCCGTATAAGCTGGATTAATTAAAATTCCTAATCCGTCTTCATCGACAACTGAAATAGCATCCTGAGTCGAATTAATAATCGCCTTTAACATGCTTTCAATCTCTTTGAGATCAGTTACTTCTTCGGCTAGGGAAATCACTTCAGTAATATCTCTAAAAACAGCTACAGCTCCCATTATATTGTCGTGGTCGTCAAAAACTGGCACTCTATTTGTTATTATTGTAGTTTTTTGATCAAGTTCCTGTCGACGATTATATTCCGGGACGCCAGTTTGTAAGATTATAGGGAGCCTGGTATTTGGAATTACTTTTTCGGCATATTTACCGAGTACATCTACTTTTTTTATATTTGTGATCCTCTCGGCTGCATTATTAAATAAAGTTACAATACCTTGATCATCAACGGCAAGCATGCCATCATGAGTTGAATTTAATATCTGTTTGATTTCACTTTCATTGACATGAAAGCTGTTACTTAATTTATTATCCACCATTATTTTCTCCCTCCGGTTCTCAACACCAGATCATTTTCTACCTAACTCGTCAATAAAACTTAGGACAATAGATTTTTTTATTATTGTACTTAAGGAATAAAACTCTGTCAAAATATGTATTGTTAATAAAAAACCAAAATAAATTAATTTTTCTTCTAATGTAAATGATAAAACAGCTATCCCTCCTAAATATCCTCCTATAGGATTGGCTCCTGTATCACCCATCATGTAATGTTCTTGTATATCCCCCATGGCATAAGCAGTTAACATGGCCATCAGAGGTATTAGCAGTTCAAAATTATTATCTAAAATAACAATAAAGATAATCCCCCATATTAGTGACCATTTGGCTGCCCTACCTGGCTTCACATCTAATAAATTAACTAAATTTGCTGATAAAGAAATTATCATCACATCTATTAACAATATAGGTCCATAAAATTCTCCTGCTGCAATTAAAGAAAATAATAACCCAATTTTTACTCCAAACAATGCCTTTAAAAAACCAGCTGATACAGAACCCTTTTTTAAGAAAAGGTAAATATGTCCTATTAATCCTTTTTCTTGGTCAAGGCTAAAATCATCAATTAACCCCATCACTGCAAGGGAAAATAACAGAAAAACCATTAATAATATATGTAGTGGATCTAAACCCATAATAAACAAAATAACAGCTATCGGTACTATTATTATTGGGAAAACAATTCCCATTTTCCCCGGTATACACTTACCCCTGAAATTTTTTGTAACTAAATTGGCATTGATTAATATATCTTTAAAGACAATTAAACTAACTCTTGTTACTAACAATACTGTTAAAAATAGTCCTAGTAACTTCCAGTAAAATGGGGTCCACATACACAACTCTCCAAGTTCAATTATCTGTTTAGTACATTTGAACAAATTTTTTACGTAATAATGTTATCAAAATTTGTATAAACTGTTTCCCACGATGAAGGAACCCTTGTAAATCTTTACCAGTCTTTCTGTGAGACATATTTTCTTCAACTTCAATCACTTTTGCTTCTCGTTTTAAAGCCTCAACTGTCATTCCCAGTTCTACTCCATATCCACTGTCAATTTCTAACTCTAAAAGCTGTTTAGCCAGTTCTCTGTTTATAACTCTTTGTCCTGACAGAGAAGCTTCGGTTACTTTCCCTGTCAATAAATAAGTCCCAGTTTTAGCCAACTTTTTTACTAATCCAAATCCACCGTATTTATAATTGCCTTCTTTAGGAAACTTAACTATTGCCATATCAGCCTCACCGCACACTACTGGAGTAATCAAACTCTTGATTTTTTTAGCGGTTTGACCGAGATCAGCATCAACAAAGGCTACCACCTGACTATCACTAGACTCAACCCCTGTATATAGGGCTTTACCTTTTCCATAATTTTTATCTAGTTTAACACAACTTACCCCTTGAGCCTTAGCTAATTCAAAAGTTTCATCTTTTGAGCCATCATCTACAACAATAATTTCATTAACTTCATTTAAATCTTGCAAACCTCTGATAGTATCTACGATATTATTCCCTTCATTACAGGCTGGAATAATAGCAGAAACCTTAGGATAAGTCATAATTTACGCTCCTAATTGAAAGTTTCAGGTTCAGGACCTAGGATAATAACAATTTCAGTAGATTCTAGATAATCAACTACCCTGTCATTTTCATTTAAAGACTTTAATTCTGTTTGATCTAAGTATCTATAATCTTTAAGACCAAAGGTTTCTAATTGATGTTCTAAAGATAACGGCCTTTCATTAACCATTACAAACAGTTCATTATTCTCCGAAACAACATCATTGTAAGTGTCTTTGATATCGTTTCGAGCTTGTTGAAGTTCTTCTAATTCATTGCTTAATTCTTGTTTTTCTTCGATCAAACGTTCGTTTTCTTCTGCGAGTTCATCAAAATGTTTTTCTAAACGATAGATAATTTCCTCTTGCTGTCGAACTAAAATATCGTCTCCCATACTCATTCCCATAAGTATACCTATTGCCAGGCTACAAAATAGCGAGACAATCGTAATTATGTAATGGTTTATTTTAAACAACTTTAAAACCTCCTAATCAGAAAAACAAACGTACATATAGATACAATAACCTAAAAAAATGCGCCACTATTGGGGAAAGCATAGCTAATATCACTACAGGTAATATGGCTGAAACTACAATTAAACCTAAAGATTGTAACTTAACTCTCGGCCGATAAAGTTGACTAACTCCCTTGGCATCAACTAATTTTTCACCAACCTTTAGTCTTGCTAAAAAAGTACTTGCCATTCCCTGACGGCCCTTTTCTAAAAAGTCAATTACATGAGTATGAGTCCCCAAAGCTACTAATAGACGAGCTTCCATTTGGTAAGCCAGTAATAAAGCTAGATCCTCACTGGTCCCAGGTGCAGGGATATCATTATAATCTAAACCTAGTTTTTTTAATCTTTTCGCACCAGGCGCACTTCCATTGGGGTAAGCAT encodes the following:
- a CDS encoding sigma-54 interaction domain-containing protein translates to MVDNKLSNSFHVNESEIKQILNSTHDGMLAVDDQGIVTLFNNAAERITNIKKVDVLGKYAEKVIPNTRLPIILQTGVPEYNRRQELDQKTTIITNRVPVFDDHDNIMGAVAVFRDITEVISLAEEVTDLKEIESMLKAIINSTQDAISVVDEDGLGILINPAYTELTGLTEEDVIGRPATVDIAEGESMHYKVLQTMDSVKNVPMKVGPNKKDVIVDVAPIVVDGKLKGSVGVIHDVSKIKQLTEELNEAKSIIRKLEAKYTFEDIIGLSEDIETAIQLAKTAATTPATVLLRGESGTGKELFAHAIHNTSERKYNPFVRVNCASLPESLLESELFGYEEGAFTGAKKGGKKGVFEQAKNGTIFLDEIGEMTLNLQTKLLRVLQEWEIVRVGGERPISINCRVIAATNRELEKAVNEGDFRRDLYYRLNVIPIRIPPLQERTEDIPLLAQHLIKKFNQEYGRNVKEVSNEALKILESYHWPGNVRELENFIGRAMINMNMKEFEIKPKHLPPIHTLAEKNQAPLIAPGMELLSNDNQMSLKDILTETEKQVIKQTLEDYNGNREQAAKQLGIGLRTLYYKLEKYQINQ
- a CDS encoding glycosyl transferase, producing MWTPFYWKLLGLFLTVLLVTRVSLIVFKDILINANLVTKNFRGKCIPGKMGIVFPIIIVPIAVILFIMGLDPLHILLMVFLLFSLAVMGLIDDFSLDQEKGLIGHIYLFLKKGSVSAGFLKALFGVKIGLLFSLIAAGEFYGPILLIDVMIISLSANLVNLLDVKPGRAAKWSLIWGIIFIVILDNNFELLIPLMAMLTAYAMGDIQEHYMMGDTGANPIGGYLGGIAVLSFTLEEKLIYFGFLLTIHILTEFYSLSTIIKKSIVLSFIDELGRK
- a CDS encoding glycosyltransferase family 2 protein, whose product is MTYPKVSAIIPACNEGNNIVDTIRGLQDLNEVNEIIVVDDGSKDETFELAKAQGVSCVKLDKNYGKGKALYTGVESSDSQVVAFVDADLGQTAKKIKSLITPVVCGEADMAIVKFPKEGNYKYGGFGLVKKLAKTGTYLLTGKVTEASLSGQRVINRELAKQLLELEIDSGYGVELGMTVEALKREAKVIEVEENMSHRKTGKDLQGFLHRGKQFIQILITLLRKKFVQMY
- a CDS encoding DUF349 domain-containing protein, whose translation is MFKINHYIITIVSLFCSLAIGILMGMSMGDDILVRQQEEIIYRLEKHFDELAEENERLIEEKQELSNELEELQQARNDIKDTYNDVVSENNELFVMVNERPLSLEHQLETFGLKDYRYLDQTELKSLNENDRVVDYLESTEIVIILGPEPETFN